The following coding sequences are from one Lycium ferocissimum isolate CSIRO_LF1 chromosome 3, AGI_CSIRO_Lferr_CH_V1, whole genome shotgun sequence window:
- the LOC132050425 gene encoding uncharacterized protein LOC132050425 — MHIAEVGGKRRTGAGRDLMLSNSTNHSSITSCRLYETSGYARKRGETGKSKLSASVSCTKTPTRSSTQSKRFENLSSSTEIHCSSKSLKSSSSTSSTNQARGDSDHRLNMTFGPTQNLWSPSQVTGPIASVPRKNSQPSGLCMPSPKFGFFDEDMSVVRTFNGNSNQAHKQGKSSSLDKGKSAEASTKVKRARSPLCTDNVNRGLMRTRLLPSPKVELPYMRKGGLDKSMEIDRKVCSKLRKVGAGEHDRKKVGLVNEIVKTKLEREKMVTKYAKGISTTTRNTPQSQASRGRLYESSLSMPLHLSPFDQDKGITSTSKSRKQENEVNDLSRYLELIDLNDGAETQLKQRKSFPHIRTPLVEKKSVCNRSVALRSGMVKDRESSLLSSKGTDKENN; from the exons ATGCACATTGCAGAAGTGGGAGGCAAGAGAAGAACTGGAGCTG GACGAGATTTGATGCTGTCGAATTCTACTAATCACTCTTCAATCACCTCTTGTCGTTTGTATGAGACATCTGGTTATGCTAGGAAACGAGGAGAAACCGGAAAGAGTAAACTATCTGCCTCTGTCTCGTGCACGAAGACTCCAACAAGATCATCTACACAGAGTAAAAGGTTTGAAAATCTTAGTTCCTCAACGGAAATTCATTGTTCCTCTAAGTCCTTAAAATCGTCATCTTCAACTTCTAGCACCAACCAAGCTCGTGGTGATTCGGATCATCGTCTTAATATGACATTTGGACCAACTCAGAATTTATGGTCTCCAAGTCAAGTTACTGGACCTATTGCTTCAGTGCCAAGGAAGAATTCTCAACCATCTGGTCTTTGTATGCCATCGCCAAAATTTGGCTTCTTTGATGAG GATATGTCAGTGGTGAGAACTTTCAATGGAAATTCGAATCAAGCACATAAGCAGGGAAAGTCGTCAAGTTTAGATAAGGGCAAAAGTGCGGAAGCATCAACTAAAGTTAAACGAGCTAGAAGTCCGCTATGCACTGACAATGTAAACCGAGGTCTAATGAGAACAAGACTACTCCCAAGTCCAAAAGTCGAGCTCCCATATATGCGAAAAGGTGGCTTAGACAAATCTATGGAAATTGACAGAAAAGTTTGCTCAAAGTTGAGGAAAGTTGGTGCAGGAGAACATGACAGAAAAAAAGTTGGACTAGTAAATGAGATAGTAAAGACTAAGCTAGAAAGAGAGAAAATGGTTACAAAATATGCCAAGGGAATCAGCACTACAACAAGAAATACGCCTCAATCCCAAGCAAGTAGGGGTCGGCTGTATGAATCCTCACTCTCCATGCCGCTCCATTTAAGCCCGTTCGATCAGGACAAGGGGATTACTAGCACTTCAAaatcaagaaagcaagaaaatgaagttaatgattTGAGTAGATACTTGGAGCTCATTGATTTGAATGATGGAGCAGAAACACAGCTTAAACAGAGAAAGAGTTTTCCTCATATTAGAACTCCATTGGTTGAGAAAAAATCTGTTTGCAACAGAAGTGTAGCTCTGAGATCAGGTATGGTTAAGGACAGGGAGTCATCTTTGCTTTCTTCAAAAGGAACGGACAAAGAGAATAATTGA